Within Micromonospora parathelypteridis, the genomic segment GGCTGGCCTGGTCGGGAGGGCTTCCGGTCAGCATGTGGTACAGGGTCGCGCCGATCGCGTACACGTCGGCGCGGATGTCCAGGCCTCCGCCGCGGGTGGCCTGTTCGGGCGGCATGTAGCCGGGTGTGCCGGCGGCGATGGTGAAGCCGGACGCGTTCGCGAGCGCCTTGGCCAGGCCGAGGTCGGCGACGAGCACCCGATCGCGATCCGCGGCCGGCTCAAACAACACATTGGACGGCTTGAGGTCACGGTGCAGCACACCGGCCTCGTGCAGCACTGTCACGGCACTGGCGATATCGGCCGCGACGAGCAGGGCCTCCCGTACCGGCATCGGCCCCGAGACGAGCCGATCCGCGAGGGTGCCACCGGCCGCGTACGGCATCACCAGATACGGCCGTCCGTCAGGCAGCTCACCTACGTCGAGCACACGCACGAGCAGGCTGGAATCCGTCCGCCGCATGATCCGCGCTTCCTGCTCGAACCGCTCCCGCAGATCGGCGTGGTACGACCAGTTGTCTGCCAGTACCTTGATCGCCACCGACGCGTCCAGAGCATCGTCGGCGCCGAGCCACACCGTGGCGAACGCTCCGGAACCGATACGCCGCAGAACGCGATATCGGCCGATCTTGTCGGGTACTGACACGCCCGTATTATCACCCCCAAGACGCTGAGGAACGGGGCCTGAGCATGTCAGACGATCTTGAAATCGAGGAGCTCGCCGGCCGCGCCGCCACGGGCGACGCTGCCGCTCTTGACGCGCTGCTGATCAGGATCGGCCCGCAGGTCCTGCGGCAGTGTCTGCGCCTCCTCCCGTGCAGGCAGGACGCCGAAGAGGCGTGCCAGGATGCCCTTCTGCAGGTCGCTCGCAAGATAGACGGCTTCGCGGGCCGGTCGAAGTTCTCCACCTGGCTGTACGTCGTCACGGCCAACTGCGCCCGGCAGACGTACCGAAGCCTCAAGCGCCGGGCCGACGAGCAAACCACGCCGCTGCTCCCGCTCGATGCCGTCGACCCACGCACCACGAGCGTGATCGCGGGCTCCCGGCTCGACCTGCTGGACGCGCTGGAACGGCTGGAGGCTCACCGACCCGAACTGGTCGCCCCTCTGGTAATGCGTGACCTGTGCCAGTTGACCTACGACGAGATCGCCGACCACCTCGCCATCCCGGTCGGCACCCTGAAGTCACGCATCCACGACGCGCGACGGCACGTGCGAGCCTCGCTGAAGGCCGCCTGACATCGCGAGAGCCGCGACGAGCACGGTTGCCGCCAGGGTGGACGTCGGGCGCGTGGACGCACGCGCGGCGTGAAGGTGGAGACCGGAGCTGGCCTCAGATCTCCAGCGACGGCTCCTCCGGAGTGGTGCCCCGCTCGACCGCCACCCCGAGGGCGCGCAGGTCCGCCACGAAGTCCGGATAGCCCCGGTCGACGTGGTGCACGTGGGAGACCTCGGTGACCCCCTGAGCGCAGAGCCCGGCGATGATCAAACCTGCCCCGGCACGGATGTCGGTCGCTTGCACCGGGGCGCCCGACAGCCGATCCCGCCCACGCACCACCGCGTGGTGCCCATCGGTCTTGATGTCCGCGCCGAGCCGCATCATCTCGTTGGCGAACATGAACCGGCCGTCGAAGATGTTCTCGGTGATCAGGGAAGCGCCGTCGCTCACCGCGGCCAGGCCGATCGCCATCGGCAGCAGGTCGGTGGCGAAGCCGGGATACGGCAGCGTCACCACGTCCACCGCCCGGGGCCGGTCGTCCATCCGTACGCGAAAGCCATCCCCCCGGGTCTCCACCAGGCCACCGGCCGCGACCACCTTGTCCAGCGCCACCTCCAGGAACGCCGGGTCCAGCCCCGTCACCGTCACGTCGCCCCGGGTCATCGCGGCGCCGAACGCCCAGGTGCCGGCGACGATCCGGTCCCCCACCGTGGCGTGCCGCACCGGGCGCAGACCGGGCACCCCGGTGATCCGCAGCGTCGACGTGCCCGCGCCGGAGATCCGTGCGCCCATCTGGTTGAGCATCGTGCAGATGTCGACGATCTCCGGCTCCCGGGCCGCGTTGTCGATCGTCGTGACGCCCTGGGCCAGCACCGCCGCCATCACCAGGTTCTCGGTCGCGCCGACGCTGGGGAAGTCCAACACGATGTCCGCGCCGCGCAGCCCGTGCGGGGCAGACGCGATGACGAACCCGTGCTCACCGGAGATCTCCGCGCCCATCCGGGTCAGCCCGGAGACGTGCATGTCCAAGCCCCGGGATCCGATGGCGTCACCGCCGGGGTGGGCCACCCGCACGTACCCCCGGCGGGCCAGCAGCGGGCCGAGCACACAGATCGACGCGCGCAACCGCCGGACCAGGTCGTAGTCGGCGTCCGCGCCGGGCTGTTCGGGCACGTCGATGGTCACCGAACGAGACCGGGCCACCCCACCGCGGGCGACCATCGGGTCGACCGGGTCGTCCGCGTCGAACTGGACGTCGCAGCCCAGCCGGCGCAGTACCTCCCCCATGATCGCGATGTCGGTGATCCGTGGGACGTTCGTGATCACACTGCGGCCCGGCGCGAGCAACGCGGCGGCCATCAGCTTCAACGCCGAGTTCTTGGCACCGACCACGTGCACGGTGCCGGCCAGTCGGGCGTCACCGTGGACCCGGATGACGTCGACATCACTGACCGCCGGATCGCCGGCGTCGCCGGGACCCACCACCACCGGCCAACTGGCGGTGCTGTCCGGGCGCGCCGGGATCGTCAGGTCGGGAATCCGTAGGCTGTGCGTCATGGCCGTCCACCTCACGCGCATCTACACCAAGGCCGGCGATGCCGGCATGACCAGGCTGAGCAACAACGAACAGGTGCCGAAGACCGATCCACGGATCGCCGCGTACGCGGATGTCGACGAGTGCAACGCGGCGATCGGCGTCGCGCTCGCCCTGGGTGGGCTCGACGAGGAGCTGCGGGGCGTGCTGGGGTCGGTGCAGAACGACCTGTTCGACGTCGGGGCCGACCTGTCCACTCC encodes:
- a CDS encoding RNA polymerase sigma factor, which gives rise to MSDDLEIEELAGRAATGDAAALDALLIRIGPQVLRQCLRLLPCRQDAEEACQDALLQVARKIDGFAGRSKFSTWLYVVTANCARQTYRSLKRRADEQTTPLLPLDAVDPRTTSVIAGSRLDLLDALERLEAHRPELVAPLVMRDLCQLTYDEIADHLAIPVGTLKSRIHDARRHVRASLKAA
- the murA gene encoding UDP-N-acetylglucosamine 1-carboxyvinyltransferase is translated as MTHSLRIPDLTIPARPDSTASWPVVVGPGDAGDPAVSDVDVIRVHGDARLAGTVHVVGAKNSALKLMAAALLAPGRSVITNVPRITDIAIMGEVLRRLGCDVQFDADDPVDPMVARGGVARSRSVTIDVPEQPGADADYDLVRRLRASICVLGPLLARRGYVRVAHPGGDAIGSRGLDMHVSGLTRMGAEISGEHGFVIASAPHGLRGADIVLDFPSVGATENLVMAAVLAQGVTTIDNAAREPEIVDICTMLNQMGARISGAGTSTLRITGVPGLRPVRHATVGDRIVAGTWAFGAAMTRGDVTVTGLDPAFLEVALDKVVAAGGLVETRGDGFRVRMDDRPRAVDVVTLPYPGFATDLLPMAIGLAAVSDGASLITENIFDGRFMFANEMMRLGADIKTDGHHAVVRGRDRLSGAPVQATDIRAGAGLIIAGLCAQGVTEVSHVHHVDRGYPDFVADLRALGVAVERGTTPEEPSLEI